A genomic window from Thioalkalivibrio sp. ALJ12 includes:
- the rpsP gene encoding 30S ribosomal protein S16 → MVTIRLLRRGAKKRPFYSIVVTDSRKRRDSGYKEQIGFFNPVARGQEEPLRIDLERVDYWLGHGAGMSERVNHLVKGYRKQQAAA, encoded by the coding sequence ATGGTTACGATTCGCCTGCTTCGCCGCGGCGCCAAAAAGCGCCCGTTCTACTCGATCGTCGTCACCGATTCGCGTAAGCGTCGGGACAGCGGTTACAAAGAACAGATTGGCTTCTTCAACCCGGTCGCCCGCGGTCAGGAAGAGCCGCTGCGCATTGATCTGGAACGCGTGGACTACTGGCTGGGCCACGGCGCCGGCATGTCCGAGCGCGTGAACCACCTGGTCAAGGGCTACCGCAAGCAGCAAGCCGCGGCCTGA